One segment of Ureibacillus thermophilus DNA contains the following:
- the ftsY gene encoding signal recognition particle-docking protein FtsY yields MSFFKRLKEKLTGKTSEEQIQQETIEETTEEKEEVEQPIADVAAEPEQEHPLAQAEQVEETVEEETKAVEEEQAEKEKKPSAWSITQKFKMGLAKTRDTFTSKVNDLIARYRKVDEEFFEELEEILLQADVGFETVMELMDELRFEVQRKNMNDTEGIYEIICEKLVEIYEKGEEGISELNLQPEGELTVILFVGVNGVGKTTTIGKLAHRLKNQGKKVMLAAGDTFRAGAIEQLQIWGERVGCEVIKQSEGSDPAAVIYDAINAAKKRGVDVLICDTAGRLQNKVNLMKELEKIHRVISREIPNAPHEVLLALDATTGQNALIQAQTFKEATNVTGIVLTKLDGTAKGGIVLAIRNKLNIPVKFVGLGEKIDDLQPFDPERYVYGLFADSLDKELSKEE; encoded by the coding sequence ATGAGCTTTTTTAAACGATTAAAGGAAAAATTAACGGGTAAAACATCAGAAGAACAAATTCAACAGGAAACGATTGAAGAAACAACGGAAGAAAAGGAAGAGGTTGAACAACCGATTGCTGATGTAGCAGCTGAACCTGAACAAGAACATCCATTAGCACAAGCAGAACAGGTTGAAGAAACTGTAGAGGAAGAAACGAAAGCTGTTGAAGAAGAACAAGCAGAAAAAGAAAAGAAACCATCCGCTTGGTCCATTACGCAAAAATTTAAAATGGGTCTTGCCAAAACTCGCGATACATTCACTTCCAAAGTGAACGATTTAATTGCCCGCTATCGAAAAGTGGATGAGGAGTTCTTTGAAGAGTTGGAAGAGATATTGCTGCAAGCCGATGTGGGATTTGAAACTGTCATGGAGTTGATGGATGAACTCCGCTTTGAAGTGCAGCGAAAAAATATGAATGATACAGAAGGCATTTATGAAATCATTTGCGAAAAATTAGTGGAAATCTACGAAAAAGGCGAAGAAGGTATTTCCGAATTGAATTTGCAACCGGAAGGCGAATTGACAGTCATTTTATTTGTCGGAGTAAACGGCGTAGGAAAAACGACAACTATCGGAAAACTTGCCCACCGTTTGAAAAACCAAGGGAAAAAGGTGATGCTTGCTGCCGGTGATACGTTCCGTGCCGGCGCCATTGAACAGCTTCAAATCTGGGGCGAACGGGTAGGCTGCGAGGTTATTAAACAATCAGAAGGCTCCGACCCGGCTGCGGTGATTTATGATGCCATTAACGCTGCGAAAAAGCGTGGTGTAGACGTGCTGATTTGCGATACAGCAGGACGCTTGCAAAATAAAGTGAACTTAATGAAAGAGCTGGAAAAAATTCATCGTGTGATATCCCGCGAAATTCCGAATGCGCCGCATGAAGTATTGCTTGCACTTGATGCAACGACAGGCCAAAATGCCCTCATCCAGGCGCAAACTTTTAAAGAAGCTACCAACGTGACAGGGATTGTATTAACAAAACTAGACGGTACAGCAAAAGGAGGCATTGTGTTAGCCATTCGAAACAAACTCAATATTCCGGTGAAATTCGTAGGGCTTGGCGAAAAAATCGACGACTTGCAGCCATTTGATCCAGAACGCTACGTTTACGGCCTATTTGCTGATTCATTAGATAAAGAATTGAGTAAAGAGGAATAA
- the ffh gene encoding signal recognition particle protein, with amino-acid sequence MAFEGLSERLQSTIQKIKGKGKVTEADVKQMMREVRLALIEADVNLKVVKDFVKRVSERAIGSEVMKSLTPGQQIIKIVKDELTELMGGEHSQIKFNPKPPTVIMMVGLQGAGKTTTTGKLANLLRKKYNRKPLLVAADVYRPAAIQQLETLGKQLSIPVFSLGADVSPVKIAEEAIEHAKKEHFDVVIIDTAGRLHIDEQLMDELKNIRALKEPDEIFLVVDAMTGQDAVNVAQSFNDALGITGVILTKLDGDTRGGAALSIRAVTEKPIKFVGMGEKMDALEPFHPERMASRILGMGDVLSLIEKAQANVDLEKAKELEEKFKTQTFTFDDFIEQLKAVRKMGPLEDLLKMIPGFSKIKGLNNIQIDEKQIDRLEAIIYSMTKEEREHPEIINASRKKRIAKGSGTSIQDVNRLLKQFEDMKKMMKQMAGMTQGKGKKKMKIPGIDSFFKF; translated from the coding sequence TTGGCATTTGAAGGATTATCAGAACGACTCCAGAGCACAATCCAGAAAATCAAAGGCAAAGGAAAAGTAACGGAAGCAGACGTTAAACAAATGATGAGAGAAGTGCGTCTTGCTTTAATTGAAGCCGATGTCAACTTGAAAGTTGTTAAAGACTTTGTCAAACGAGTAAGTGAGCGGGCGATCGGCTCCGAGGTTATGAAAAGTTTAACACCTGGTCAACAAATTATTAAAATCGTAAAAGATGAATTGACAGAGTTGATGGGTGGTGAGCATAGTCAAATTAAATTTAATCCAAAGCCTCCAACGGTGATTATGATGGTCGGCCTGCAAGGGGCAGGTAAAACAACGACGACGGGAAAATTGGCAAATCTGCTAAGAAAAAAATACAATCGAAAACCGCTCCTTGTTGCTGCTGACGTTTATCGTCCAGCGGCCATCCAACAATTGGAAACATTAGGGAAACAGCTCTCCATTCCAGTGTTTTCCCTTGGTGCGGATGTTTCTCCTGTGAAAATTGCCGAAGAAGCTATTGAACATGCAAAGAAAGAACATTTTGACGTGGTCATTATCGATACAGCTGGTCGATTACATATCGATGAACAATTGATGGACGAATTAAAAAATATTCGTGCCCTGAAAGAGCCCGATGAAATATTCTTAGTTGTGGATGCAATGACTGGTCAAGATGCAGTGAATGTGGCCCAAAGCTTCAATGATGCACTCGGCATTACCGGCGTTATCTTAACAAAGTTGGACGGCGATACTCGCGGTGGTGCAGCACTTTCCATTCGTGCCGTTACTGAAAAGCCGATCAAATTCGTCGGTATGGGCGAGAAAATGGATGCCCTAGAACCATTCCACCCAGAGCGCATGGCTTCCCGAATTTTAGGAATGGGGGATGTCCTTTCTTTAATTGAAAAAGCCCAGGCCAATGTCGATTTAGAAAAAGCGAAAGAGCTTGAAGAAAAATTTAAAACGCAAACCTTTACTTTTGATGATTTTATTGAACAGCTGAAAGCCGTTCGAAAAATGGGACCGTTAGAAGATTTGCTTAAAATGATTCCGGGGTTTAGCAAAATCAAAGGTTTAAATAATATTCAAATTGATGAAAAGCAAATCGACCGTCTTGAGGCGATTATTTATTCCATGACGAAAGAAGAAAGGGAGCATCCGGAAATCATCAATGCGAGCCGAAAAAAACGGATTGCCAAAGGTTCTGGAACATCCATTCAAGACGTCAATCGACTGCTCAAGCAATTTGAAGATATGAAAAAAATGATGAAGCAAATGGCAGGCATGACACAAGGCAAAGGCAAGAAGAAAATGAAAATTCCAGGCATCGATTCATTTTTTAAATTTTAA
- a CDS encoding putative DNA-binding protein, which produces MLLEKTTRMNFLFDFYQALLTDKQRAYMELYYLDDLSLGEIAESYKVSRQAVYDNIRRTEAMLEEYEEKLKLFEKFQKRQETIEKLVSAIKEQAPIEEQLQLIDQLKETD; this is translated from the coding sequence ATGTTACTGGAAAAAACGACGCGGATGAATTTTCTCTTCGACTTTTATCAAGCCTTGTTGACGGATAAACAGCGCGCCTATATGGAGCTTTATTATCTAGACGACCTTTCATTGGGCGAAATTGCTGAAAGCTATAAAGTTTCCCGACAAGCTGTATATGATAATATCCGCCGTACAGAGGCAATGCTTGAAGAATATGAAGAAAAACTGAAATTATTCGAAAAGTTCCAAAAGCGTCAAGAAACCATTGAAAAACTAGTCTCCGCTATTAAAGAACAAGCGCCTATTGAAGAACAATTACAATTAATCGATCAATTAAAAGAAACGGATTAG